The Amblyomma americanum isolate KBUSLIRL-KWMA chromosome 3, ASM5285725v1, whole genome shotgun sequence genome window below encodes:
- the LOC144123525 gene encoding uncharacterized protein LOC144123525, translating to MAAAAALYAVLLAAQLGHAAASAEPGQPTPLLLVEGRRVLLPISRASDDQGGMLNINGTVVGVHDSRLPAMLLSLYENVSRLILAEKDPELRVAFRDSLKDTMLKNIEKFVVPGMDDKKRAKIRRLKFGSVSDEFYNAERYVLVGIIVVVVTLSLVVLVYWFVAYVISGAMRRSPSDIGITELEDLDVYSTDDDGSSAGRYNRARRIGLVPGRALLGYRRLP from the exons atggcggcggcggcggccctgTACGCCGTGCTCCTAGCCGCCCAGCTTGGTCACGCTGCCGCGTCCGCCGAGCCCGGGCAGCCCACCCCGCTGCTGCTCGTGGAGGGCCGCCGGGTGCTGCTGCCCATCAGCCGCGCCTCTGACGACCAGGGCGGCATGCTAAACATCAATGGGACCGTGGTGGGCGTGCATGATAGCCGCCTGCCAGCGATGCTGCTCAGCCTCTACGAGAACGTGTCCCGCCTGATACTCGCAGAGAAG GATCCCGAACTAAGGGTCGCCTTTCGAGATTCCTTGAAAGACACCATGCTCAAGAACATTGAGAAGTTCGTAGTGCCAGGCATGGACGACAAGAAGCGGGCGAAGATACGCCGGCTCAAATTCGGCTCCGTCTCGGACGAATTCTACAACGCCGAGCGGTACGTCTTGGTCGGCATCATCGTCGTCGTGGTCACGCTGTCGCTGGTCGTTCTCGTCTACTGGTTCGTCGCGTACGTGATCAGCGGAGCCATGCGGCGCAGCCCCTCCGACATCGGCATCACTGAGCTCGAGGACCTGGACGTCTACTCGACCGACGACGATGGCTCGTCGGCCGGCCGCTACAACCGGGCCCGGAGGATTGGCCTCGTACCAGGAAGGGCACTCCTCGGCTACAGGAGGCTGCCCTAA